Proteins encoded by one window of Chromobacterium violaceum ATCC 12472:
- a CDS encoding CV_2116 domain-containing protein has protein sequence MVSNPTQKESKMNVAHYRGYEIEPGHQYRDDIRKYVPYALIRKVGVPDRTPIPATYPEFYDLEADAERVSIACAKIIIDSHLDRHDQGLADLG, from the coding sequence ATGGTTTCCAACCCGACTCAAAAGGAGTCAAAAATGAATGTTGCTCACTACCGAGGGTACGAAATTGAACCCGGCCACCAATACCGCGACGATATTCGGAAATACGTCCCCTATGCCTTGATCCGGAAAGTTGGCGTTCCTGATCGGACGCCAATCCCTGCTACTTATCCGGAATTTTACGATCTGGAGGCGGACGCTGAAAGGGTAAGCATCGCGTGTGCCAAAATCATAATAGATAGCCACCTCGACAGGCA
- a CDS encoding phage baseplate assembly protein V, whose translation MNETLDEFGATIKYGTVSASKPGFARVRLPDMDNMRTMWLPIAYPKTQDDQACWSYDNGEQVAVLLDAHGEDGVILGAIYSEADPPPTTSRDKFMVRFKDGALLEYDRGSHTLTVSGVQKVVMQASADIQLQAGGKVTVDAPDSEFSGNVLVKGKLVGQGGMAMSGGAGSAAVISGNVQVDGNVSASGSVMDAGGNSNHHSH comes from the coding sequence CCAGCAAACCTGGCTTCGCCCGCGTGCGCCTGCCGGACATGGACAATATGCGCACCATGTGGCTGCCCATCGCCTACCCGAAAACCCAGGACGACCAAGCTTGTTGGTCCTACGACAACGGCGAGCAAGTGGCGGTGCTGCTGGATGCCCACGGCGAGGATGGCGTGATCCTGGGCGCGATCTACTCCGAAGCCGACCCGCCGCCGACCACCAGCCGCGACAAGTTCATGGTGCGGTTCAAGGACGGCGCGCTGCTGGAATACGACCGCGGCAGCCACACCCTGACCGTGTCCGGCGTACAGAAGGTGGTGATGCAGGCCAGCGCGGACATCCAGCTGCAGGCCGGGGGCAAAGTGACGGTGGACGCGCCGGATTCCGAGTTCTCCGGCAACGTCCTGGTGAAAGGCAAACTGGTGGGGCAAGGCGGGATGGCGATGTCTGGTGGGGCCGGTTCGGCGGCGGTGATCAGCGGGAATGTGCAGGTGGATGGCAATGTGAGCGCCAGCGGCTCCGTGATGGACGCTGGCGGGAACTCAAACCATCACTCTCACTAA